The proteins below are encoded in one region of Triticum aestivum cultivar Chinese Spring chromosome 1B, IWGSC CS RefSeq v2.1, whole genome shotgun sequence:
- the LOC100873139 gene encoding secretory carrier-associated membrane protein 3, with amino-acid sequence MAGRNGFEDDDVNPFAGGSVPPASNSRLSPLSHEPAGFYNVDIPMDSTKDVKKKEKELQAMEAELNKREKELKRKEEAASRAGIVIEDKNWPPFFPLIHHNISNEIPIHLQKMQYLAFSSFLGIALCLFFNIIATTTAWIKGEGVMVWLLAIIYFISGVPGAYVLWYRPLYNAMRTESALKFGWFFLFYMIHIIFCVWSAVSPPFPFKGNSLTGILPAIDVITKSLIVGIFYFVGFGLFCLESLLSIGVIQQVYMYFRGSGKSQELKQQAARGALSSAF; translated from the exons ATGGCGGGCCGCAACGGCTTCGAGGACGACGACGTCAACCCCTTCGCC GGAGGGAGTGTCCCCCCTGCCTCCAATTCTCGACTCTCACCTCTCTCCCACGAGCCTGCGGGTTTTTATAATGTGGACATTCCTATGGATTCAACTAAG GAtgtgaagaaaaaggaaaaagaactcCAAGCGATGGAAGCCGAGCTAAACAAAAGAGAAAAG GAACTGAAAAGGAAGGAAGAGGCTGCGTCGCGAG CTGGCATTGTCATAGAAGACAAAAACTGGCCACCCTTTTTCCCTCTCATTCATCACAATATTTCAAATGAGATACCCATCCATCTACAAAAAATGCAGTACCTTGCATTTTCATCATTTTTGG GAATTGCTCTCTGCCTCTTCTTTAATATCATAGCGACTACAACTGCATGGAttaagggagaag GTGTCATGGTTTGGTTGCTTGCCATTATCTACTTCATATCTGGTGTCCCTGGGGCTTATGTGTTATGGTATCGCCCTCTTTATAATGCGATGAG AACTGAGAGTGCTTTGAAGTTTGGGTGGTTTTTCCTATTTTACATG ATTCACATAATCTTCTGCGTGTGGTCAGCTGTGTCTCCCCCATTCCCTTTCAAAGGAAATTCTTTGAC TGGGATTTTGCCTGCCATTGATGTCATAACCAAGAGCCTTATTGTTGGG ATATTttactttgttggatttggattgtTCTGCCTTGAATCACTGCTGAGCATAGGTGTCATTCAG CAAGTGTACATGTACTTCCGTGGAAGTGGAAAATCCCAGGAGTTGAAACAACAGGCAGCACGTGGTGCCCTGAGCTCTGCGTTCTGA